AAAAGCTATAGTAACTTCTGTAAATGCTTTAGTTCCTCTTTGTATATAATTCTTATTACTTGAATAAATTTTTAATTGCATGATATAATCTTTTATATAAAATATTTTATATTTGTTTGTCAAGAAATTTTCTATTAGTTAGCAATATATTCCTTGAGAATGTCATATACATTGAAACAATCTAATTAATAAATTAAAATTACACATAAAAAAATTTTTATTTAGATTTTTAGAGATATTATTACAAATAGAAATATCCATCATATACATGCACAGCTGGACCAGTCATATATAATTTTTCACTCCCACCTTTCCAATTAATTTTCAAAATTCCATTTAATAAATTTACTTGAACTTCATTAAATAATAACCCTTGTTGAATTCCCAAAGCTACAGAAGCACATGCTCCACTACCACAAGCAAGGGTTTCTCCAACACCCCGTTCATACACACGCAAAGCAATTTCATTTTTCGATAATACCTCTACAAAATTTACATTTATCCCTTCAGGAAATATTTTATGAGTAGATAAATAAAATCCTATTTTTTTAACAGGATACTTTTTTAAATTATTTACATAAATAATACAATGTGGGTTTCCTATTGATACAAGATCATAATTTATTATCTTATTAACAAACTTTATTGAATGTAATGAATTCTCTATAATATTTTCACCAAAAATATTTTTCAATTTAAAACACGGGACACCCATATCTACACACACGTTCCCATTATTTAATACATTCAAAATTAATGTTGTAGTATTTGTACTAACATATAATGTTCTTTTCTTAGTTAGTTTTTTTAATAATACAAATAATGCAAAACATCTCGCTCCATTACCACATTGAGAAACTTCAGTACCATTAGCATTAAAAATGCGATAGTGAAAATCTATATTTACATTTTTAGAATTTTCTACTAATAAAAGTTGATCAAAACCTATTCCAGTGTATCTATTAGATAAATTTTGAATTATATTGGACGTAACAGGAAAAGTTTTTTGCATCATAGCATTTATAATTATAAAATCATTTCCTAAACCATGCATTTTAGAAAATTTTATTTTAACACTTTTATGTACTACTTTTATATGCATATTCACTAAATAAATAATTTGTTTACTAATACATTTATAAACCTAGTGTACTATTATTACATAAAATTTCAATAATAAAATACTACCGAAATTTTATTATCAATAAAATAAGACTGAATTTATATTACTAAATGAATGTAGAAAGAAACACATATAATACTAAACTTTATTAATATAATCTTAAATATTCAATATTTAAAAAAAACATGCAGGACTAATAATGAAAAAAAACAATAGCAATCCATTAAAAATTAATGAATATCATACACTAGTAAATAAATTATTTTTACTTATTGAAGAAAACATTGATAAAAATCAAGAAAAATGTGACATTGATTGTGAATTACATCACAACATGCTAATAATTAATCTTAATAATACAAATCAAGTTATTATAAACAAACAAGAATCACTCAAACAAATTTGGTTAGCAACAAAAAAAAATGGATATCATTTTGAATACATAAATAAACAATGGATTTGTAATCGTACTAAAAAAGATTTTTGGAATGTATTGCAAGAATCTTGTGTATATCAAACTAATAAATGTATACAATTTTTAAAAAATATTTATTAAAAAACAACATTCTATTTTATAAAATCACTTCATTATTATAAAGAAAAAACTAAAAATATAATATCAAAACTTAAAAAACACGTTATTTATTTCGGCGAGAGAGGATTTGAACCTCTGACCTACTGGTCCCAAACCAGTTGCGCTACCAAACTGCGCTACTCGCCGATATAAAAATCATGCAAAAAACTTAGTTACCTTATTGGGTGGCTAATGGGACTTGAACCCATGACAACTGGAATCACAATCCAGGACTCTACCAACTGAGCTATAGCCACCATTAAAATAAACTTGTTAAACTTTTCTATATAAATATTTTGCGCTTGACAGGATTCGAACCTGAGGCCTCTACCTTCGGAGGGTAGCGCTCTATCCAACTGAGCTACAAGCGCATTTCGTCTTTATAATATTATAGATATTAAATTTATTTATCTACAATGTCTAGTTATTTTTACTTTAATATTAAAATTAAAATATTTTAAAAAAATAATTTTTACATTAAAGTAATAATTTTATTTTTCATGCTTAAACACATATTTTTACGAAAAAATTTACTAATCACCTTAAAATAAACATTGTATTATCATAAAAATTATTTAAATATATTAAGAATAAAAACATTTTGTATATTTTTTATGTAAAAATATATTACAATAAAAATTATTCTATAATTTTTAAGAACGTTTCATCATATCAAAAAATTCATTGTTTGTTTTTGTCATTGCTAATTTGTTTATTAGAAATTCCATTGCATCAATTTCGCTCATTGGATGAATAATTTTACGTAAAATCCACATCTTTTGCAATTCATCAGATTTAGTTAATAACTCTTCTTTTCGCGTTCCAGAACGATTATAATCAATTGCTGGAAATACTCGCTTTTCTGCTATTTTTCTAGACAAAGGTAATTCCATATTTCCAGTACCTTTAAATTCTTCATATATTACTTCGTCCATTTTTGAACCTGTATCAATTAAAGCAGTAGCTATAATTGTTAAACTACCTCCTTCTTCTACATTACGAGCTGCACCAAAAAAACGTTTAGGTCTATGCAAAGCATTGGCATCTACGCCTCCTGTTAGAACTTTTCCAGACGCTGGCACAACAGTATTGTACGCCCTTGCTAATCTAGTAATCGAATCTAACAATATAATTACATCCTTTTTATGCTCAACTAATCTCTTAGCTTTTTCAATAACCATTTCTGATACTTGTACATGACGAGAAGAAGGTTCATCAAATGTAGATGCTACCACTTCTCCTTTAACCAATCTGCGCATTTCAGTTACTTCTTCTGGTCTTTCATCAATCAACAATACCATTAATACGCAATCAGGATGATTATAAGCAATACTTTGAGCTATATTTTGTAACAACATAGTTTTACCGGCTTTAGGTGGGGCTACAATTAAACCACGTTGTCCTCTTCCAATAGGAGAAGCTAAATCTAATACTCGAGCTGTTAAATCTTCAGTAGATCCATTCCCTCGTTCCATCCTTAA
Above is a window of Buchnera aphidicola str. Bp (Baizongia pistaciae) DNA encoding:
- the dapF gene encoding diaminopimelate epimerase, whose product is MHIKVVHKSVKIKFSKMHGLGNDFIIINAMMQKTFPVTSNIIQNLSNRYTGIGFDQLLLVENSKNVNIDFHYRIFNANGTEVSQCGNGARCFALFVLLKKLTKKRTLYVSTNTTTLILNVLNNGNVCVDMGVPCFKLKNIFGENIIENSLHSIKFVNKIINYDLVSIGNPHCIIYVNNLKKYPVKKIGFYLSTHKIFPEGINVNFVEVLSKNEIALRVYERGVGETLACGSGACASVALGIQQGLLFNEVQVNLLNGILKINWKGGSEKLYMTGPAVHVYDGYFYL
- the cyaY gene encoding iron donor protein CyaY — protein: MKKNNSNPLKINEYHTLVNKLFLLIEENIDKNQEKCDIDCELHHNMLIINLNNTNQVIINKQESLKQIWLATKKNGYHFEYINKQWICNRTKKDFWNVLQESCVYQTNKCIQFLKNIY
- the rho gene encoding transcription termination factor Rho, which translates into the protein MNLTALKNIPVSELIFLGDNAGLENLARMRKQDIIFSILKQHAKSGEDIFGDGVLEILQDGFGFLRSSDSSYLAGPDDIYVSPSQIRRFNLRTGDTISGKIRPPKEGERYFALLKVNKVNYDKPENARSKILFENLTPLHANSRLRMERGNGSTEDLTARVLDLASPIGRGQRGLIVAPPKAGKTMLLQNIAQSIAYNHPDCVLMVLLIDERPEEVTEMRRLVKGEVVASTFDEPSSRHVQVSEMVIEKAKRLVEHKKDVIILLDSITRLARAYNTVVPASGKVLTGGVDANALHRPKRFFGAARNVEEGGSLTIIATALIDTGSKMDEVIYEEFKGTGNMELPLSRKIAEKRVFPAIDYNRSGTRKEELLTKSDELQKMWILRKIIHPMSEIDAMEFLINKLAMTKTNNEFFDMMKRS